A region from the Alnus glutinosa chromosome 5, dhAlnGlut1.1, whole genome shotgun sequence genome encodes:
- the LOC133869146 gene encoding phospholipase A1-Igamma1, chloroplastic-like has translation MFEKLGLKRNGYTVSNYIYAMSHIHMPQWLERSHLADTWSKDSNWIGYVAVSDNEETRRIGRRDIVVAWRGTVAPSEWYEDMHRKLKPFGQGDAKVEHGFLSLYTSKNESTRYNKTSASEQAMKEVTRLVEMYREKGEEVSLTITGHSLGGALALLNAYEAAATIPNLPVNVISFGAPRVGNVGFRDELHQLGVKTLRVVIKQDVVPRMPGLVFNESLQKFDDITGSLEWVYTHVGAELKLDVRSSPYLKRGFDLMGFHSLETYLHLVDGFLSSATTFRSGARRDVALVNKACDMLVDELRIPRCWYQLANKGLIRNAHGRWVKPKRDAEDIPSPAGREESTVNVLAVGMQAQDARS, from the coding sequence ATGTTTGAGAAACTAGGCCTTAAAAGAAATGGCTACACGGTTAGCAACTATATTTATGCCATGTCGCATATACATATGCCTCAGTGGCTGGAGAGGTCACATTTGGCTGACACGTGGAGCAAAGATTCCAACTGGATCGGCTATGTGGCGGTCAGCGACAACGAGGAGACACGTAGGATCGGGCGGAGGGATATTGTGGTGGCGTGGCGTGGAACCGTGGCACCCTCGGAGTGGTACGAGGATATGCATAGGAAGTTGAAGCCATTTGGGCAAGGGGATGCTAAAGTCGAACATGGGTTTCTTAGCCTTTACACAAGCAAGAATGAATCTACAAGGTACAACAAGACAAGTGCCTCAGAGCAAGCAATGAAAGAAGTGACAAGGCTTGTGGAAATGTACAGGGAAAAAGGTGAAGAAGTAAGCCTTACGATCACCGGACATAGCTTGGGTGGCGCGCTGGCTCTGCTCAATGCTTACGAAGCCGCAGCAACCATTCCCAACCTTCCCGTCAACGTGATTTCCTTCGGCGCACCGAGGGTCGGCAACGTTGGTTTCCGAGACGAGCTTCATCAGCTGGGAGTCAAAACACTGAGGGTGGTAATCAAGCAAGACGTAGTCCCTCGGATGCCGGGGCTTGTTTTCAACGAGAGCTTACAAAAGTTTGATGATATCACCGGATCATTGGAATGGGTTTACACCCACGTCGGAGCCGAACTGAAGCTCGACGTTCGGTCATCGCCGTACCTCAAGCGTGGGTTCGACTTGATGGGGTTCCATAGCCTGGAGACATACCTTCATCTTGTGGACGGGTTTCTTAGTAGTGCCACAACATTTCGGTCTGGTGCGAGGAGGGATGTTGCGTTAGTGAACAAGGCGTGTGATATGTTGGTGGATGAGCTTAGGATCCCACGTTGTTGGTACCAATTGGCCAACAAGGGATTAATACGTAATGCTCATGGTAGATGGGTAAAACCAAAGAGAGATGCAGAAGACATACCTTCACCTGCTGGTAGGGAAGAAAGTACCGTGAATGTTCTTGCAGTTGGAATGCAAGCACAAGATGCGCGCAGTTAA